A genomic stretch from Eptesicus fuscus isolate TK198812 chromosome 15, DD_ASM_mEF_20220401, whole genome shotgun sequence includes:
- the LOC114228115 gene encoding procathepsin L-like yields the protein MAIPLPILPKPSCAPPETNEEACRRAEGEKSLKMTEHSGGRCRFAMAMTVSTNKKFRRMLNGFQNQDPGRGRCSKEPTWLWIGEKGRVTPMKNQAECGSCWAFSATGALEGQMFRKTGKLVSLSEQNLVDCSRAQGNEGCRGGLMDNAFQYVKDNQGLDTEESYPYLNGICRCRPENSTANDPDFINIHKQERFLMKKMAIVDSSVTMDAGQYSFQFYKEEE from the exons ATGGCCATCCCACTCCCCATTCTTCCCAAGCCCAGCTGCGCCCCTCCTGAGACA AATGAAGAAGCGTGTAGAAGAGCAGAGGGGGAGAAGAGCCTGAAAATGACTGAACACAGCGGAGGGAGATGCCGCTTCGCCATGGCAATGACTGTGAGT ACCAACAAAAAGTTCAGGAGGATGCTAAATGGCTTTCAAAACCAGGACCCCGGAAGGGGACGGTGCTCCAAGGAGCCCACTTGGCTGTGGATTGGAGAGAAAGGCCGTGTGACTCCCATGAAGAATCAG GCTGAGTGTGGTTCTTGTTGGGCTTTTAGCGCCACTGGTGCCCTCGAAGGACAGATGTTCCGGAAAACTGGCAAACTTGTCTCGCTGAGTGAGCAGAACCTGGTGGACTGCTCTCGCGCTCAGGGCAATGAGGGCTGCAGGGGTGGCCTAATGGATAATGCCTTCCAGTATGTCAAGGACAACCAAGGCCTGGACACAGAGGAATCCTATCCATATCTC AATGGAATCTGCAGATGTAGGCCTGAGAATTCTACTGCCAATGACCCTGACTTCATTAATATTCATAAGCAAGAGAGGTTCCTTATGAAGAAAATGGCAATTGTGGACTCATCTGTCACTATGGATGCAGGTCAGTATAGCTTTCAGTTCTACAAAGAAG AGGAGTAG